In a genomic window of Theropithecus gelada isolate Dixy chromosome 15, Tgel_1.0, whole genome shotgun sequence:
- the LOC112608606 gene encoding nucleoporin GLE1 — protein sequence MLQLSQQLDASEQHKGLLKVDLAAFQTRGNQLCSLISGIIRASSESGYPTAESQAEAERALQEMRDLLMNLGQEITRACEDKRRQDEEEAQVKLQEAQMQQGPEAHKEPPATSQGPGGKQNEDLQVKVQDITMQWYQQLQDASMQCVLTFEGLTNSKDSQAKKIKMDLQKAATIPVSQISTIAGSKLKEIFDKIHSLLSGKPVQSGGRSVSVTLNPQGLDFVQYKLAEKFVKQGEEEVASHHEAAFPIAVVASGIWELHPRVGDLILAHLHKKCPYSVPFYPTFKEGMALEDYQRMLGYQVKDSKVEQQDNFLKRMSGMIRLYAAIIQLRWPYGNRQEIHPHGLNHGWRWLAQILNMEPLSDVTATLLFDFLEVCGNALMKQYQVQFWKMLILIKEDYFPRIEAITSSGQMGSFIRLKQFLEKCLQHKDIPVPKGFLTSSFWRS from the exons ATGCTGCAGCTCAGCCAGCAGCTGGATGCTTCTGAGCAGCACAAAGGCCTGCTTAAGGTCGACCTGGCTGCCTTCCAGACCCGAGGCAACCAGCTGTGCAGCCTCATCTCAGGGATCATCCGGGCCTCTTCAGAG AGTGGCTATCCTACAGCAGAGAGCCAAGCTGAGGCTGAGCGAGCTCTGCAGGAAATGCGGGACCTCCTTATGAACTTGGGGCAGGAGATCACCAGAGCCTGCGAAGACAAGAGGAGGCAGGATGAAGAGGAGGCCCAGGTAAAGCTGCAAGAGGCACAGATGCAGCAGGGACCAGAAGCCCACAAAGAGCCCCCAGCTACCAGCCAGGGCCCAGGAGGGAAACAGAATGAAG acctCCAGGTGAAGGTACAAGACATTACAATGCAGTGGTACCAGCAGCTGCAGGATGCTTCCATGCAGTGTGTGTTGACCTTTGAGGGCCTGACCAACAGCAAGGACAGTCAG GCCAAAAAGATAAAGATGGACCTCCAGAAGGCTGCTACTATCCCAGTGAGCCAAATCTCTACCATTGCAG GCTCAAAACTGAAGGAGATCTTTGACAAGATCCACAGCCTGCTCTCTGGAAAACCTGTTCAATCTGGTGGGCGCTCTGTGTCTGTCACACTTAACCCACAGGGGCTGGACTTTGTTCAGTACAAACTGGCAGAGAAATTTGTG AAACAAGGCGAGGAGGAAGTGGCCTCTCACCATGAAGCAGCATTCCCCATCGCAGTTGTGGCATCTGGGATCTGGGAGCTCCACCCCAGAGTGGGGGACCTCATTCTTGCTCATCTACATAAGAAGTGTCCTTACTCTGTTCCTTTCTATCCCACTTTCAAGGAGGGAATGGCTCTGGAAGACTATCAGAG GATGCTTGGCTACCAAGTAAAGGATTCCAAAGTGGAGCAGCAAGACAACTTTCTAAAACGCATGTCAGGGATGATCCGTCTCTATGCTGCCATCATCCAGCTCCGGTGGCCATATGGAAACCGACAGGAG ATTCACCCTCATGGCTTAAATCATGGATGGCGCTGGTTGGCACAGATCTTAAACATGGAGCCCTTGTCAGATGTGACAGCCACCCTCCTCTTTGACTTCCTGGAG GTGTGTGGGAATGCCCTCATGAAGCAATACCAGGTTCAGTTCTGGAAGATGCTAATTCTTATCAAAGAGGACTACTTTCCCAG AATTGAAGCTATCACAAGCTCAGGACAGATGGGTTCCTTCATACGCCTCAAGCAGTTCTTGGAG AAATGTTTGCAACACAAGGACATTCCTGTCCCCAAGGGCTTTCTGACTTCCTCCTTCTGGCGCTCCTGA
- the LOC112608505 gene encoding thyrotroph embryonic factor-like, translating into MCQSGLGVGTVGVFFSPSSSGLCSLEVQAGLWLCGVGLLCPVGCFGSEHLSLCLSESSLEKERETPSPIDPNCVEVDVNFNPDPADLVLSSVPGGELFNPRKHKFAEEDLKPQPMIKKAKKVFVPDEQKDEKYWTRRKKNNVAAKRSRDARRLKENQITIRAAFLEKENTALRTEVAELRKEVGKCKTIVSKYETKYGPL; encoded by the exons ATGTGCCAGTCTGGCTTAGGGGTTGGTACTGTTGGGGTTTTCTTCTCCCCAAGCAGCAGTGGCTTATGCAGCCTTGAGGTTCAGGCAGGTCTCTGGCTGTGTGGCGTGGGTCTTCTCTGTCCAGTGGGCTGCTTCGGGAGCGAGCACCTGTCTCTGTGTCTTTCAGAATCTTCcctggagaaggagagggagactCCCAGTCCCATTGACCCCAACTGTGTGGAGGTGGATGTGAACTTCAATCCAGACCCCGCTGACCTGGTGCTCTCCAGTGTGCCAGGTGGGGAGCTCTTCAATCCTCGGAAGCACAAGTTTGCTGAGGAGGACCTGAAGCCCCAGCCCATGATCAAAAAGGCCAAGAAGGTCTTTGTCCCTGATGAGCAGAAG GATGAAAAGTACTGGACAAGACGCAAGAAGAACAACGTGGCAGCTAAACGGTCGCGGGATGCCCGGCGCCTGAAAGAGAATCAGATCACCATCCGGGCGGCCTTCCTGGAGAAGGAGAACACAGCCCTGCGGACGGAGGTGGCCGAGCTACGCAAGGAAGTGGGCAAGTGCAAGACCATCGTGTCCAAGTATGAGACCAAATACGGGCCCTTGTAA